The uncultured Desulfobulbus sp. genome window below encodes:
- a CDS encoding biotin/lipoyl-binding protein, which yields MRAQTDTILTQWLAQQCRMIPGAVQAVLLTATADEGAFDTALYYWPDQISEHSQLAPLAQAAAENRKSVLKPRNSTRQQTDEPLDGIACPLYADGRMIGVVAMEIMHRAELMQRAAVQQIQAGAQWLEILLRLGGEEAREQLLNLVDLMAAALEQERFQIAATELATLLAQRLSCSQVSLGFLHHNKVRVTALSNTQQLDPHTSLVTAIRDAMGEALDQGARILWPLPEVINALQATHFHTRLSEMRQGVPLCTIPLVKNGKAIGAMLLERPAEAPFDLDTVDQSEQIALLLAPVLETKRREERSLLAQVAEKAHHLGQRLFGRGHWQLKFAAIACVVLVALLYLADGTQRVVSDSVLEAKSSQVIAAPQQGYIAEARVRAGDRVQKGDLLVTLDNKALLMEQRKWQSQRAQLLKESQKALAGYDRAEVAILSAR from the coding sequence ATGAGAGCGCAGACTGATACAATCCTAACGCAGTGGTTGGCGCAGCAATGCCGTATGATTCCCGGTGCTGTTCAGGCAGTTTTGCTGACCGCTACAGCCGATGAAGGGGCTTTTGATACCGCCCTCTACTACTGGCCGGACCAGATCAGTGAGCACAGTCAACTCGCCCCTCTGGCGCAGGCGGCTGCTGAAAACCGAAAATCCGTGCTCAAGCCCCGCAACAGTACCCGTCAACAGACCGATGAGCCTTTGGATGGAATTGCCTGCCCCCTCTATGCAGATGGGCGTATGATTGGCGTTGTTGCCATGGAGATCATGCACCGTGCCGAACTGATGCAGCGGGCTGCTGTCCAGCAGATACAGGCCGGAGCCCAGTGGCTTGAGATTTTGCTTCGTCTGGGGGGCGAAGAGGCCAGAGAACAACTACTCAACCTGGTTGATCTAATGGCAGCAGCCCTGGAGCAGGAGCGGTTCCAAATTGCGGCCACCGAGCTCGCCACCCTTCTTGCTCAGCGTCTCTCCTGTAGCCAGGTAAGCCTTGGGTTTCTCCATCATAACAAGGTGCGAGTGACTGCACTCTCCAACACCCAGCAACTTGATCCCCACACCTCTTTGGTCACGGCAATTCGGGATGCCATGGGGGAGGCTCTGGATCAGGGAGCCCGTATCCTTTGGCCGTTACCGGAAGTGATCAACGCCCTGCAGGCCACCCATTTTCATACCCGTCTTTCTGAAATGCGTCAGGGCGTACCGCTGTGCACCATCCCTTTGGTAAAAAATGGCAAGGCTATTGGAGCCATGCTGTTAGAGCGTCCCGCCGAGGCACCATTTGACCTGGATACAGTTGATCAGAGCGAGCAGATTGCCCTGTTGCTGGCCCCGGTGCTTGAAACCAAGCGTCGTGAAGAACGTTCCCTCTTGGCGCAGGTTGCAGAGAAAGCACACCACCTGGGACAGCGGTTATTTGGTCGGGGGCATTGGCAGCTCAAGTTTGCGGCCATAGCCTGTGTGGTCCTTGTTGCTTTGCTTTACCTTGCTGATGGTACCCAGCGTGTTGTCAGTGATTCTGTGCTGGAGGCCAAAAGCAGTCAGGTGATCGCAGCGCCCCAACAGGGCTATATTGCCGAAGCACGGGTACGTGCCGGTGACAGGGTGCAAAAAGGTGACCTGCTGGTCACCCTGGACAATAAAGCGCTGCTGATGGAGCAGCGCAAGTGGCAGAGCCAGCGTGCCCAGTTGCTCAAAGAATCGCAGAAAGCCCTAGCTGGTTATGACCGGGCTGAGGTGGCGATCCTCAGTGCACGGTAG
- a CDS encoding thiamine pyrophosphate-binding protein → MNSAYTIGEYLIKKLVEQNVKHVFGIPGDYVLGFYEMMQLSQSLEIINTCDEQGAGFAADAYARINGLGAVCITYGVGGLKIANSTAQAFVEKSPVVIISGAPSMAERKENAMLHHKIGDFDSQLRIFREITVASTLIHSARGAREEIDRVFEAALKYKQPVYIELPRDMVHEQCGGEYTYKEEHKESSKQALEEAIAETASLLNKARKPVIIAGVEVHRFHLQDELKRLADRFNLPVAATILAKSVLEDADPHYMGIYEGATGLESVRDYVESSDCILMLGAFMTDLNLGLFTAKLEPNVMIQASADTIAIRHHHYNDVLFTDFVRALVQAPITHRDESSFPRPEYPAPFEPSNTNKKLTVKNLFEQINSYLSEEHLVISDVGDALFGANDLFISRSTRFLASAYYASLGFAVPGAVGAQMALPHFRPLVLVGDGAFQMTGIEISTAARYGLNPIVIVLNNDGYSTERPMLDGPFNDVHAWNYAKINELIPGGKGMRAATEEELSSALLAAKQYTEGFYLIEVILEREDRSPALTRLTQKLGERVK, encoded by the coding sequence ATGAACTCAGCGTATACAATTGGCGAATATCTGATCAAAAAACTGGTCGAGCAGAATGTCAAACACGTCTTTGGAATCCCTGGCGACTATGTGCTGGGTTTTTACGAGATGATGCAGCTCAGTCAATCTCTTGAGATTATCAACACCTGCGATGAACAGGGGGCGGGATTTGCTGCAGATGCCTATGCGCGTATCAACGGTCTGGGGGCTGTTTGTATTACCTATGGTGTAGGTGGATTAAAGATTGCTAACTCCACCGCCCAGGCCTTTGTCGAAAAATCCCCAGTTGTGATCATCAGCGGGGCTCCGAGCATGGCAGAAAGAAAGGAAAATGCGATGCTGCACCACAAAATCGGTGACTTCGACTCTCAGCTTCGAATTTTTCGAGAAATTACAGTTGCCTCTACCCTGATTCATTCAGCCAGGGGAGCACGAGAAGAGATAGACCGAGTCTTTGAAGCTGCGCTTAAGTACAAACAACCCGTTTACATTGAACTCCCCCGAGACATGGTGCATGAACAATGCGGTGGTGAGTATACCTACAAAGAGGAACACAAAGAAAGCAGCAAACAGGCACTGGAAGAAGCCATCGCTGAAACAGCCTCCCTGCTCAACAAAGCCCGAAAGCCTGTGATTATTGCTGGAGTAGAAGTACACCGCTTCCATCTCCAGGATGAGTTAAAAAGGCTTGCCGATCGCTTTAACCTGCCGGTAGCGGCGACCATTCTTGCCAAGTCGGTACTTGAAGACGCCGATCCCCATTACATGGGCATATACGAGGGAGCAACCGGATTGGAGTCTGTACGCGACTATGTCGAATCTTCTGACTGCATACTCATGCTGGGTGCCTTCATGACTGACCTCAATCTCGGTCTGTTTACCGCCAAGCTTGAACCAAATGTCATGATTCAGGCAAGTGCCGATACCATTGCCATCCGCCATCACCACTATAACGATGTGCTTTTCACCGATTTTGTTCGTGCATTGGTTCAAGCCCCCATTACCCACCGGGACGAGAGCTCTTTCCCGCGTCCCGAGTATCCCGCTCCCTTTGAACCCAGTAATACCAATAAAAAACTAACTGTTAAAAATCTCTTTGAACAGATCAACTCCTATCTCTCTGAAGAACATCTGGTCATATCCGATGTCGGTGACGCCCTCTTTGGAGCCAATGATCTCTTTATCAGTCGTTCGACCCGTTTCCTGGCTTCAGCCTATTACGCATCGCTTGGTTTTGCTGTGCCTGGAGCCGTGGGAGCTCAGATGGCTCTGCCCCATTTTCGTCCTCTGGTCCTCGTAGGAGATGGAGCTTTTCAGATGACAGGAATTGAAATCTCAACCGCCGCCCGCTATGGCCTTAACCCGATTGTGATCGTGTTAAACAATGATGGCTACTCAACAGAAAGACCCATGCTTGACGGGCCATTTAACGATGTTCATGCTTGGAATTATGCCAAAATCAACGAGCTCATTCCTGGAGGAAAGGGGATGCGTGCTGCAACTGAAGAGGAGCTCTCCTCAGCACTGCTTGCGGCCAAACAGTACACAGAGGGGTTTTATCTCATCGAAGTCATACTTGAGAGAGAAGACCGCTCACCAGCACTGACCAGGCTGACCCAAAAACTTGGTGAACGGGTAAAATAG
- a CDS encoding efflux RND transporter periplasmic adaptor subunit codes for MQKIQIFFLSWKGTGSGVLLSLFLFFGCVCTSAAAETNSYEGIIEPSEVVEVGSPVGGIVAQVLVDRGSTLTKGQALVKLESSMERAALEEVQARAGFEGAIEEQRAQLGFAQRSHQRIRPLGAIPVLEKDRAATQAALARHRLKKALEARTLAELEQKKAEADLARRVITSPLDGLVMARFVSPGEYVGNQPLLRIATMDPLRVEVIVPAALFGQLHVGEKALITPELPTYGQQEGTILLVDQFIDAASNTFGVRLKLPNPEHQIPSGLKCQVRFLGKDSSDAKETSVLPTSTLSP; via the coding sequence ATGCAGAAAATTCAAATTTTTTTCCTATCCTGGAAAGGAACAGGCTCTGGTGTGTTGCTCTCTTTATTTTTGTTTTTTGGGTGTGTGTGTACCTCTGCAGCTGCTGAAACTAACAGCTACGAGGGAATAATTGAACCATCGGAGGTGGTCGAGGTCGGCTCTCCCGTGGGGGGAATTGTTGCTCAAGTCCTAGTGGATCGGGGGAGTACGCTGACTAAGGGGCAAGCGCTGGTCAAGCTGGAATCATCAATGGAGCGTGCCGCTTTGGAGGAGGTGCAAGCCCGAGCCGGATTTGAAGGCGCGATTGAGGAGCAGCGCGCTCAGTTGGGCTTTGCCCAGCGCTCACATCAGCGGATTCGACCACTGGGTGCTATCCCTGTTTTGGAGAAAGACCGGGCAGCAACCCAGGCTGCTTTGGCGCGGCATCGGTTGAAAAAAGCGCTGGAAGCCCGAACGCTGGCCGAGCTGGAGCAAAAAAAGGCTGAGGCTGATCTTGCACGGCGAGTCATTACCAGCCCGCTTGATGGTTTGGTTATGGCCCGTTTTGTCTCCCCTGGCGAGTATGTTGGCAACCAGCCGTTGTTGCGTATTGCGACTATGGACCCCCTGCGGGTCGAGGTTATTGTTCCGGCCGCTCTGTTTGGCCAGTTGCATGTAGGTGAGAAGGCACTGATCACACCCGAGTTACCTACCTATGGTCAGCAAGAGGGGACGATCCTCTTGGTCGATCAGTTTATTGATGCAGCCAGCAACACCTTTGGCGTGCGTCTGAAACTCCCCAATCCCGAACACCAAATTCCCAGCGGGCTCAAGTGTCAGGTGCGTTTTCTTGGTAAAGATTCCTCTGATGCGAAAGAAACATCTGTACTGCCCACCTCCACCCTATCCCCATAG
- a CDS encoding methyl-accepting chemotaxis protein has protein sequence MFFLFTKKSSFKRQQRLSTIKEDLSGRWDLSRTFTLPGEGEGNVFIEMINSIFSRLHLFVVELTKGNVATATVAPLTQAIAGKLRSSSESLAQEVEQIEATCRSLAAGIGTSADSAGKALEQSAVIVDAIDQTSHLTGQALHRMQAMEQEVAQLSVAIGELDQRSRNIGTIIESISDIADHTGLLSLNAFIEAARAGVHGAGFGVIAQEIRQLSQESAKASQEIKALLLDISALIQQTVTAVDRVQEEVGTGLEGNWKASTSLDQVNEKHRQFHHHLTSVIAAVSSQKQAVGQLAGDLGTIASIGKEGRKDSAQLAELADRIKQLTDQQLQATGIFILPQYRKAEQAVLLLGTLPDICQPGLGTDRALEEAIRSLGYLELVYLTDTNGRQISSNVLRNNQTITSDTSARGKDWSRREWFRKVRETARPYISKLYRSEATDTFCLTIAVPVYRGEAWMGVLGADINFEHLLTI, from the coding sequence ATGTTTTTTCTGTTTACTAAGAAGAGTTCTTTCAAGCGCCAACAGCGACTTTCTACCATTAAAGAAGACTTATCAGGGCGTTGGGATCTGAGTCGCACCTTCACTTTGCCAGGAGAGGGGGAGGGGAATGTGTTCATCGAGATGATTAACAGCATCTTCAGCCGACTTCACCTCTTTGTGGTCGAACTCACCAAAGGCAATGTGGCAACAGCCACCGTAGCACCTTTGACCCAGGCCATTGCTGGAAAGCTGCGCAGTTCATCGGAATCCTTAGCCCAAGAAGTGGAACAGATCGAGGCGACTTGTCGTAGCCTCGCGGCAGGTATCGGGACTTCGGCCGACAGTGCTGGCAAGGCATTGGAACAATCTGCGGTGATCGTTGACGCCATTGACCAGACTTCCCATTTGACCGGTCAGGCCCTACACCGGATGCAGGCCATGGAGCAGGAGGTGGCTCAGTTGAGCGTGGCCATCGGCGAATTAGACCAGCGGTCCCGCAATATTGGCACCATCATCGAATCCATCTCCGATATTGCCGATCACACCGGCTTATTATCGCTCAACGCATTCATTGAGGCGGCTCGAGCAGGGGTACATGGTGCTGGATTCGGGGTGATTGCCCAGGAGATTCGTCAACTCTCCCAGGAATCCGCCAAGGCATCCCAGGAGATCAAAGCGTTACTTCTGGACATCAGTGCATTGATACAACAGACAGTCACTGCGGTTGATCGGGTACAAGAGGAAGTAGGTACAGGGCTAGAAGGGAATTGGAAGGCCTCCACCTCCCTTGATCAGGTTAATGAAAAACATCGACAGTTTCACCACCATTTAACCTCTGTGATTGCTGCAGTGAGCTCGCAAAAACAAGCGGTGGGACAGCTCGCCGGTGATCTGGGCACCATTGCCAGCATTGGGAAGGAGGGGCGCAAAGACAGTGCCCAACTGGCAGAGTTGGCGGACCGTATCAAACAATTGACCGATCAACAGCTCCAAGCAACGGGGATCTTTATCTTGCCGCAATATCGTAAGGCCGAGCAGGCGGTGTTGCTTTTGGGGACGTTGCCGGATATTTGCCAACCGGGGCTCGGCACTGATCGGGCTTTGGAGGAGGCGATTCGGTCCCTTGGCTATCTGGAGTTGGTTTATCTCACAGATACCAACGGTCGGCAAATTTCCAGCAATGTGTTGCGTAACAACCAGACCATTACAAGCGACACCTCGGCACGAGGCAAGGACTGGAGCCGTCGAGAATGGTTTCGTAAGGTACGGGAAACTGCTCGCCCATATATCTCAAAGCTCTATAGGTCGGAGGCAACCGATACCTTCTGTCTCACCATAGCTGTGCCGGTCTATCGAGGTGAGGCCTGGATGGGAGTGCTCGGTGCGGATATTAATTTCGAGCATTTGTTGACTATTTGA
- a CDS encoding HlyD family secretion protein translates to MQLIEQQLQRTMLRAPFSGLVVKGDLSQSLGAPVKAGDILFEISPTQDYRVVLEVDDRDIGLVIPGQKGQLKLSSLPDQSIPFTVERLMPVSLAENGRNYFRVEAAMQYHSDLMRPGMEGISKIETGQEKLLHIWTRRLVEWLQLFIWNYLP, encoded by the coding sequence CTGCAACTCATAGAGCAGCAGCTGCAACGGACCATGCTCAGGGCACCGTTCAGCGGATTGGTGGTCAAGGGGGATTTGAGTCAATCTTTGGGGGCACCGGTGAAAGCTGGCGATATCCTCTTTGAGATATCTCCGACCCAAGATTATCGGGTAGTACTTGAGGTGGATGATCGGGATATCGGGCTGGTTATCCCTGGGCAAAAAGGGCAGCTGAAACTGTCTTCTCTTCCAGACCAATCCATCCCTTTTACGGTGGAACGGCTGATGCCTGTGAGTCTGGCAGAGAATGGCCGTAACTACTTTCGAGTCGAGGCCGCGATGCAGTATCACTCCGATCTGATGCGACCGGGCATGGAAGGCATCTCTAAAATCGAGACCGGTCAAGAAAAACTGCTGCACATCTGGACCCGTCGCCTTGTGGAATGGCTGCAGCTTTTCATCTGGAACTATTTGCCCTGA
- a CDS encoding TDT family transporter, with protein MQEISALDKERKNRNAQGLWWKRFLYTVTGANLDYEVGPNWFASVMGTGIIANAAASLPLFSSHLKGFALIVWCLASLMLVGLVLASSFFLVHRQNAWIRHFRDPMMAQFYGAPPMAALTVAGGALLVGQGLIGQELALRLAWTLWFIGTIGGFCSAVIIPYRLFTVFAVRPDSAFGGWLMPVVPPMVSAAIGAMLVPYAPVGVLRQTLFYCCFSLFGLSLFAAVIIISMIWSRLAHHGTSGTSRVPTLWIVLGPLGQSMTAAGILGTVAQGAVPAKIALGFELFAVFYSVPVFGFVMLWTCLAILLTLRAHRKNMKFALTYWAFTFPVGTCVTGTAQLAHHTGLPLFAWASVSFFLGLILAWLVAAFGTTKGMITGHLFRPPVGPAGPIVSTKDSSNS; from the coding sequence GTGCAAGAAATATCGGCGTTGGATAAAGAGCGGAAGAATAGAAATGCTCAAGGGCTGTGGTGGAAACGTTTTCTCTATACCGTGACCGGTGCAAACCTCGACTATGAGGTGGGACCTAACTGGTTTGCTTCGGTGATGGGGACTGGTATTATTGCCAATGCTGCCGCCTCTTTACCGCTGTTCTCAAGCCACCTCAAAGGATTCGCCCTGATTGTCTGGTGCTTGGCCTCGCTGATGCTCGTAGGGTTGGTGCTGGCGTCCAGTTTTTTCCTTGTTCACCGCCAGAATGCCTGGATTCGCCATTTTCGAGATCCAATGATGGCCCAGTTTTACGGGGCGCCTCCCATGGCCGCTCTCACAGTAGCCGGTGGTGCATTACTGGTGGGGCAGGGGCTTATTGGTCAGGAACTTGCCCTCAGGCTTGCCTGGACCTTATGGTTCATTGGAACCATTGGCGGGTTTTGTTCTGCTGTCATTATTCCCTATCGCCTCTTCACTGTCTTTGCGGTGCGGCCTGATTCGGCCTTTGGCGGCTGGCTGATGCCGGTGGTGCCACCCATGGTCTCGGCCGCTATCGGGGCCATGCTTGTGCCCTATGCTCCTGTAGGTGTACTTCGTCAAACCCTCTTTTATTGCTGCTTTTCCCTCTTTGGCCTCAGTCTCTTCGCTGCGGTAATCATTATCTCCATGATCTGGAGTCGTCTGGCCCACCACGGCACCTCTGGGACTTCTCGTGTTCCCACTCTCTGGATTGTACTAGGGCCACTGGGGCAATCCATGACCGCTGCCGGAATTCTCGGTACGGTTGCACAGGGGGCGGTTCCGGCAAAGATTGCACTCGGTTTTGAGCTTTTTGCTGTTTTCTACAGCGTTCCCGTTTTTGGTTTTGTCATGCTCTGGACCTGTCTGGCCATCTTACTCACCCTGCGGGCCCACCGCAAAAATATGAAATTTGCCCTCACCTACTGGGCCTTTACCTTTCCGGTCGGTACCTGTGTGACTGGTACAGCACAACTCGCCCATCATACCGGACTTCCCCTTTTTGCCTGGGCCAGCGTCAGTTTTTTTCTTGGTTTGATTCTCGCCTGGTTGGTGGCAGCCTTTGGTACCACCAAGGGGATGATCACCGGTCATCTCTTCCGTCCGCCAGTTGGCCCGGCAGGACCGATTGTTTCGACGAAGGATTCCTCAAATTCGTGA
- a CDS encoding PAS domain S-box protein, whose amino-acid sequence MRNLSNGLALDEEHECKLAKYCLDYASVCIFRANQEGRIVYANRYACDALGYSLSELLHLSVFDIAPFAKPEIGAAMWQKLCEEKSITAESRHIRKDGSSFPIEITVTLLEIDGQLFSMTITKDISERKQLDDSLRLFQFIFDQAPLGIFFIKDGGEIAFVNEHASRYLGYTKEEISRMRVADIDREDPASEVQEIWAKQKRTRRLETFESVHRKKDGTEFPVEINGIALEFNGSLYGVCFCKDISERKKDEEERLKIEAHLFENQKMESLGTLAGGIAHDFNNILGAIVGYAELTRMQCQEGSKLEKYVSQISRAGNRAAELVKQILWFSRQGLREKKPLETSRVVREALKLIEATLPANIEIIEKISPNLPPVLGNEIQIHQIVMNLCTNAYHAMKNSSGTLGVSLIAVTIQEHDINYVPDVVPGNYIKLAVSDDGSGIPPELINRIFEPYFTTKAVGDGTGLGLSTVHGIVKDHAGFIQIHSEVGIGTTINVLLPVAETEAIIEMGENELLPKGIETILLVDDEEALIDLGRDLLERLGYRVETRASSLDAIEAFRVNSQKYDLVLSDITMPKMTGDELAQRIKAMRPDIPIILCSGFSNRIDERSLEILGIDAILMKPIIYSELAHTIRRVLDCSK is encoded by the coding sequence ATGAGAAACCTGAGTAACGGTTTAGCGTTGGATGAGGAACACGAATGTAAATTGGCCAAGTACTGCCTGGATTACGCATCGGTTTGTATCTTTCGAGCAAATCAGGAGGGTCGCATAGTTTATGCGAACCGTTATGCTTGTGATGCACTCGGGTATTCCCTTTCGGAGCTGCTGCATCTGTCAGTTTTTGACATAGCCCCTTTTGCTAAGCCGGAAATTGGGGCAGCCATGTGGCAAAAATTATGCGAGGAGAAGTCCATTACTGCCGAAAGTCGACATATTCGGAAGGATGGGTCCTCGTTCCCGATAGAAATAACCGTAACATTGCTTGAAATTGATGGCCAACTCTTTTCCATGACCATCACTAAAGATATCAGTGAACGAAAGCAGCTTGATGATTCCTTACGCCTATTTCAGTTTATATTCGACCAAGCTCCTCTCGGTATTTTTTTTATAAAAGATGGGGGGGAGATCGCCTTTGTCAACGAACATGCCAGCCGCTATCTAGGATATACAAAAGAGGAAATTAGCCGGATGAGGGTAGCGGATATCGATCGAGAGGACCCAGCAAGTGAGGTACAAGAAATTTGGGCTAAGCAGAAGCGGACTCGACGACTGGAAACCTTTGAAAGCGTGCATCGAAAAAAAGATGGCACCGAATTCCCCGTAGAAATTAACGGGATAGCTTTAGAATTCAATGGAAGTCTGTATGGCGTTTGCTTTTGCAAAGACATATCCGAAAGGAAAAAGGATGAAGAAGAAAGGCTTAAAATTGAAGCGCATTTGTTTGAGAATCAGAAGATGGAGTCATTGGGAACTTTAGCCGGAGGAATTGCTCATGATTTCAATAATATTCTGGGGGCCATCGTCGGCTATGCTGAGTTAACTCGAATGCAATGCCAAGAAGGTTCGAAGCTAGAAAAATATGTCTCTCAAATTTCCAGAGCAGGTAATCGTGCGGCTGAGCTGGTGAAACAAATTTTATGGTTCAGCCGTCAGGGGCTTAGGGAGAAAAAGCCGCTTGAAACAAGCCGAGTTGTACGAGAAGCGTTGAAGCTAATCGAAGCTACTTTGCCCGCAAATATTGAAATTATAGAAAAAATTTCACCTAATCTTCCTCCTGTATTAGGTAATGAGATTCAAATACATCAAATTGTCATGAATCTTTGCACCAACGCCTATCACGCCATGAAGAATTCGAGTGGTACATTGGGGGTCAGTCTCATTGCGGTGACCATTCAGGAGCATGACATAAACTACGTTCCAGATGTAGTTCCCGGTAATTATATCAAACTTGCGGTCAGTGATGACGGTTCCGGTATTCCGCCGGAATTAATTAATCGAATTTTCGAACCATATTTCACGACGAAAGCTGTAGGCGATGGAACGGGGCTTGGGTTGTCAACAGTGCATGGTATTGTTAAGGATCATGCTGGCTTCATTCAAATTCATAGTGAGGTGGGAATCGGAACAACTATTAATGTATTGCTCCCTGTTGCTGAAACTGAGGCCATCATCGAAATGGGAGAAAATGAGTTGCTTCCCAAGGGAATTGAAACCATCCTCTTGGTAGATGATGAAGAAGCATTGATTGACCTCGGACGCGATTTGTTGGAAAGGTTAGGGTACCGGGTGGAAACCAGGGCCAGTTCTCTTGATGCCATCGAAGCGTTTAGAGTCAACTCTCAGAAATATGATCTGGTTCTCAGCGACATAACCATGCCTAAAATGACAGGGGATGAATTGGCGCAGCGCATAAAAGCTATGCGGCCTGACATACCTATTATTTTATGCAGCGGCTTCAGTAATCGAATAGATGAGCGGTCCTTGGAAATTCTTGGAATAGATGCCATACTCATGAAGCCAATAATTTATTCAGAATTGGCCCATACTATTCGTCGAGTACTGGATTGCAGTAAGTGA
- a CDS encoding PEP-CTERM sorting domain-containing protein, with amino-acid sequence MADATLAMELGGKEAGENHDVLAVDGTLPLAGTLDILWYDDFTALVNDTFDILDWAVLAGTLDTINTPELTDDTLVWDLSNLYVDGTITVVSTSPVPIPSTLMLLGSGLVTLACWRRRTLSTAPPSAQ; translated from the coding sequence TTGGCAGATGCCACCCTGGCCATGGAACTGGGCGGGAAAGAAGCAGGAGAAAACCACGATGTTCTCGCCGTTGACGGCACCCTGCCCCTGGCAGGTACCCTGGACATCCTCTGGTACGATGATTTCACCGCCCTGGTAAACGACACCTTTGACATTCTCGACTGGGCCGTTCTTGCCGGTACCCTTGACACGATCAACACCCCGGAACTCACCGACGACACCCTCGTCTGGGATCTCTCGAACCTCTATGTGGATGGCACCATCACCGTTGTTTCCACCAGCCCGGTGCCAATCCCCTCCACGCTTATGCTTCTCGGCTCAGGACTTGTTACCCTGGCATGCTGGCGTCGCAGAACACTCTCCACCGCCCCACCTTCTGCACAATAA